One Setaria viridis chromosome 7, Setaria_viridis_v4.0, whole genome shotgun sequence genomic region harbors:
- the LOC117864863 gene encoding uncharacterized protein → MDEERQKNLDKIYNCTDIECVAMLRMRKAPFFALCNLLRERQLLSDSLHSCVEEQLAMFLHIVGHNQRFRVIHQHWRRSIETVHRYFKEVLYAIGELRQEMIRAPSNETPVKISNSPRWYPYFKDCVGAIDGTHVYARVPAKIQAAFRGRKHYPTQNVLAAVDFDLKFTYVLAGWEGSAHDATVLADALEREDGLRVPPGMAEEMNADILAADELVFPGGAVGADGDDGPVGAVGVPPGAAQQRPAMRWTDVMSGFILHRMCQLISTGVRTDKGFKEVHLNQVAKALHEFSGNEVTGTQVYNHLRKWRQRWVKISKLRELSGALWNGDSSMIVLEEEHYNGHIKAHPKDAEYLNKPIVYYQEMMVIFGNGQATGKYAMGSNEALGSPSEFAYSPMKHDLPEELTPGKPEAAFVSKSEPPVGSKRKRSMLSDDDVLVFTGMTDAVNNVADAIRSTKVEDSHPDLYGALMYMPGFSEEALMLAYGHLLNNKAQGSAFVQMSHSHRVLWLSTYLAKNNYM, encoded by the exons ATGGATGAGGAACGCCAAAAGAACCTGGACAAAATTTACAATTGCACTGATATAGAGTGTGTTGCTATGCTTCGCATGAGAAAAGCACCTTTTTTTGCACTGTGCAACTTGCTTAGGGAAAGGCAGTTGCTGTCAGATAGTCTTCATAGTTGtgttgaagaacaactagcaatGTTTCTACACATTGTTGGCCACAACCAACGCTTTAGAGTTATTCACCAACATTGGAGAAGGTCAATAGAAACAGTGCATAGATATTTCAAGGAGGTCTTGTATGCTATTGGGGAACTTAGGCAAGAAATGATTAGAGCTCCATCTAATGAGACACCAGTTAAGATAAGCAATAGCCcaagatggtacccatatttcaag GACTGTGTTGGGGCAATAGATGGGACTCATGTATATGCTAGAGTGCCAGCAAAGATCCAAGCAGCATTTAGGGGAAGGAAGCACTACCCCACACAAAATGTTCTTGCAGCTGTTGACTTTGATCTGAAATTTACTTATGTCTTAGCTGGTTGGGAAGGGTCTGCTCATGATGCTACTGTTCTTGCTGATGCACTAGAGAGGGAGGATGGGTTAAGGGTTCCACCAG GAATGGCTGAGGAGATGAATGCTGACATCCTTGCTGCTGATGAGCTTGTGTTCCCTGGTGGGGCTGTTGGGGCTGATGGGGATGATGGCCCTGTTGGGGCTGTTGGGGTTCCTCCTGGTGCTGCTCAGCAGAGACCTGCTATGAGGTGGACAGATGTGATGTCTGGATTCATTCTTCACCGCATGTGCCAGCTGATTTCAACTGGTGTTAGGACTGATAAAGGTTTCAAAGAAGTCCACCTCAATCAGGTTGCCAAGGCTCTGCATGAGTTCAGTGGCAATGAAGTTACTGGCACACAAGTGTATAACCACTTGAGGAagtggaggcagaggtgggTTAAAATCTCAAAGCTGAGAGAGCTGAGTGGAGCCTTGTGGAATGGGGACAGCTCAATGATTGTCCTTGAGGAGGAGCACTACAATGGCCACATCAAG GCACATCCCAAAGATGCTGAGTACCTCAACAAGCCAATTGTGTACTACCAGGAGATGATGGTCATCTTTGGTAATGGTCAGGCAACAGGTAAGTATGCTATGGGGTCAAATGAGGCTCTTGGTAGTCCTTCTGAGTTTGCCTACAGCCCAATGAAGCATGACCTGCCTGAGGAGCTTACTCCTGGAAAGCCTGAGGCAGCTTTTGTGTCCAAGTCAGAACCACCTGTTGGAAGCAAGAGAAAGAGGTCCATGCTGTCAGATGATGATGTCCTTGTGTTCACTGGCATGACTGATGCAGTGAACAATGTTGCAGATGCTATACGTTCTACCAAGGTTGAGGATTCCCACCCTGACTTGTATGGTGCACTGATGTACATGCCAGGGTTCAGTGAGGAAGCTCTAATGCTTGCATATGGTCACCTGCTTAACAATAAGGCCCAGGGATCTGCTTTTGTGCAGATGTCTCACTCACACCGTGTTCTTTGGCTGAGTACCTACTTGGCCAAGAACAACTACATGTGA